The Candidatus Hydrogenedentota bacterium genome has a segment encoding these proteins:
- a CDS encoding deoxyguanosinetriphosphate triphosphohydrolase: MTIREQLEEREYHLLAPWAARVKESRGRARREDEDPYRTAFQRDRDRILHTKAFRRLKRKTQVFLAPEDDHYRTRLTHTLEVSQIARTIARSLRLNEDLVEAIALGHDLGHTPFGHAGESVLNEVYPPGFKHYEQSLRVVDILESRSSGQGLNLTHEVREGILNHSMGKSLLYGEETPPMTKESLVVSIADAIAYINHDVDDALRARVITEAQLPDCVEEVLGSSQSERIGSMVTGVIQGSDQGDIGILSSIREATAVLRDFLYQELYPCEAISREIVKAQRMLKELYFYLLEHPTQPSEQDRSEDSLERRTVDTVAGMTDEYAMRLHQQLFLPRHWV, from the coding sequence TTGACCATACGCGAACAATTGGAAGAGCGCGAATATCATCTTCTCGCGCCCTGGGCTGCCCGCGTAAAAGAAAGCCGGGGACGTGCGCGCCGGGAAGACGAAGATCCCTACCGCACCGCCTTTCAGCGCGATCGTGACCGCATCCTTCATACGAAGGCCTTTCGTCGGCTCAAACGTAAAACCCAAGTCTTTCTTGCCCCAGAAGACGATCATTACCGTACCCGCCTCACCCACACCCTTGAAGTATCGCAAATAGCGCGCACCATTGCCCGATCGCTGCGATTGAATGAAGATCTTGTGGAAGCCATTGCGCTGGGTCATGATCTGGGGCATACGCCCTTTGGTCATGCCGGCGAAAGCGTACTCAATGAAGTCTACCCGCCCGGATTCAAGCATTATGAACAAAGCCTCCGTGTTGTGGACATTCTCGAGAGCCGGAGCAGCGGTCAAGGATTGAATTTGACCCATGAGGTTCGCGAAGGTATCTTGAATCATTCGATGGGTAAATCGCTGCTCTACGGAGAAGAAACACCGCCCATGACCAAAGAGAGTTTGGTCGTGAGCATAGCGGACGCCATCGCTTATATTAACCATGACGTTGATGACGCCTTGCGTGCGCGGGTCATTACAGAAGCGCAATTACCCGATTGCGTGGAAGAGGTGCTGGGCAGCTCCCAGTCCGAAAGAATCGGGTCCATGGTTACGGGCGTTATTCAAGGCTCCGATCAGGGGGACATTGGTATTCTCTCCTCTATCAGAGAGGCGACCGCTGTACTGCGCGATTTTCTTTATCAAGAATTGTATCCTTGCGAGGCCATATCGCGGGAGATTGTCAAGGCGCAGCGTATGCTAAAGGAATTGTATTTCTATCTCCTTGAGCACCCCACGCAGCCGAGCGAACAAGACCGATCGGAAGATAGCTTGGAGCGTCGGACGGTCGACACCGTAGCGGGCATGACCGATGAATATGCCATGCGCCTCCATCAGCAGCTATTCCTGCCGCGCCATTGGGTCTAG
- the bshB1 gene encoding bacillithiol biosynthesis deacetylase BshB1 translates to MVNYTEPELDVLAIGAHPDDVELGCGALLAKLSGQGKKVGILDLTRGELGSRGDANQRDREAARAAKILGICWRSNVGLPDGGLENTPEFQRVLIPYIRQTRPKCIVTLMAPDRHPDHSAVHELARNANFLAGLTKIETGQDAHRARQLYFFYPYLEHETMPSVVVDVTEGFAQKLESLRAYEFQLYNPDYVGPTTYIASKGFWTGNEARAAYWGARIGKTYGEGFYVDGPMPLDNLPIP, encoded by the coding sequence ATGGTGAACTATACAGAACCGGAACTGGATGTACTGGCAATTGGCGCCCATCCCGACGATGTGGAATTGGGCTGTGGCGCGTTGCTCGCTAAGTTGTCGGGACAAGGGAAAAAGGTCGGCATACTAGACCTGACCCGCGGTGAGCTGGGCAGCCGCGGCGATGCCAACCAACGGGATCGCGAAGCGGCTCGTGCTGCCAAAATATTGGGCATCTGTTGGCGTTCCAATGTGGGGTTACCCGACGGCGGCTTGGAAAACACACCCGAGTTCCAGCGCGTCCTCATCCCCTACATCCGTCAGACACGACCCAAATGTATTGTGACTTTAATGGCACCCGACCGACACCCCGATCATAGCGCAGTCCATGAATTAGCGCGTAATGCCAATTTTCTCGCAGGTCTCACCAAAATTGAGACGGGACAAGATGCCCATCGGGCGAGGCAACTCTACTTTTTTTATCCCTATCTTGAACACGAGACCATGCCCTCAGTGGTTGTGGATGTGACCGAAGGCTTCGCTCAAAAACTTGAATCGCTACGTGCTTATGAATTCCAGCTGTATAACCCTGATTATGTAGGGCCCACCACCTATATCGCATCGAAAGGATTTTGGACGGGCAACGAAGCACGGGCTGCCTACTGGGGCGCACGGATCGGCAAAACCTATGGAGAAGGCTTTTACGTGGATGGTCCCATGCCTTTGGATAACTTACCCATTCCTTAA
- the bshC gene encoding bacillithiol biosynthesis cysteine-adding enzyme BshC, producing the protein MTTIQEAYSQGHAEILSRFAAPPETLQNRKARPGKVSPALAQHINRFQKDLGTEKSPLTGSEAFIVTGQQPGYFTGPLYTIYKAITAIQGARHVSTAETPCIPLFWTAGDDHDFEEIQTAHFLNKKKEILSLSCPDIRSTPDLAMHAAPLSQETHALIDQAAQQCQGSMAGEEVLHFLHSSLDQSSTIADWFSRLMARLFQNTNLYLFDPGLETARQLAAPVLYREIDAPLESTRLLIQSGEALAALGFAVPIHRDEQVVNFFIEEVGRRKRVRFIDGNFLVAGNRRPFSLRAMHQLLTDAPEKFSPNVALRPLVQQQLFQPEAYIAGPGEIAYWAQLAPLFAAFELPMPIVYPRIQGRIITAKTKERLEAWSLDVAELSRGRRAHALRHVLTRMGVTDTQQRFEEERPALEKTLRTFADTLRGDTPTQHVEKALRAFITHTKHRLDKLETALHYADQEKRNLAETQLMELANFFLPLDAPQERVLTIFTFLLKEGWYFMERLMDELDWTRSDVQEILW; encoded by the coding sequence GTGACTACGATCCAAGAGGCTTATTCCCAAGGACACGCTGAAATCCTCTCCCGGTTTGCCGCCCCTCCCGAAACATTGCAGAATAGAAAGGCGCGGCCCGGAAAGGTGTCGCCCGCATTGGCGCAACACATCAACCGATTCCAAAAGGACTTGGGCACAGAGAAAAGTCCGCTCACCGGCTCCGAAGCCTTTATTGTGACCGGACAACAACCGGGCTACTTTACAGGCCCCTTATATACGATTTACAAGGCGATCACGGCAATACAAGGAGCGCGGCATGTATCGACAGCTGAGACGCCATGTATCCCCCTCTTTTGGACTGCCGGTGATGACCATGATTTTGAAGAGATTCAGACGGCGCACTTTCTCAACAAAAAGAAAGAGATTCTGTCCCTCTCCTGTCCCGACATCCGATCTACCCCTGATCTCGCCATGCATGCCGCGCCCTTATCCCAAGAAACCCATGCCTTGATTGATCAAGCGGCGCAACAATGCCAAGGGAGCATGGCAGGTGAGGAAGTGCTACACTTTCTTCACAGCTCCCTTGACCAAAGTTCTACCATCGCCGATTGGTTCTCGCGGCTTATGGCACGGTTATTCCAAAATACGAATTTATATCTTTTTGACCCCGGTTTGGAAACGGCACGACAGCTTGCCGCGCCCGTACTCTACCGAGAGATTGACGCGCCCCTCGAATCCACACGTTTGTTGATTCAAAGTGGTGAAGCACTCGCTGCCCTAGGCTTTGCTGTTCCTATCCACCGGGATGAGCAAGTAGTTAATTTTTTCATTGAGGAAGTGGGTCGACGCAAAAGAGTGCGCTTTATCGACGGCAATTTCCTCGTCGCCGGTAATCGCCGCCCCTTTTCCCTTCGCGCCATGCACCAACTGCTCACCGATGCCCCGGAGAAATTTTCGCCCAACGTGGCGCTGCGCCCCCTTGTACAACAACAGCTGTTTCAGCCCGAAGCCTATATTGCGGGCCCCGGAGAAATTGCCTACTGGGCACAGCTCGCCCCCCTCTTTGCCGCCTTTGAATTGCCCATGCCTATCGTTTACCCGCGCATCCAAGGCCGTATCATCACGGCAAAAACCAAAGAACGGCTCGAGGCATGGAGTCTCGACGTGGCAGAATTAAGCCGCGGCAGACGTGCCCATGCCTTACGTCATGTATTAACAAGAATGGGAGTTACCGACACGCAACAGCGATTTGAAGAAGAGCGTCCGGCACTTGAAAAAACATTGAGGACATTCGCCGATACACTAAGGGGGGATACACCAACCCAACACGTTGAAAAGGCACTCCGTGCATTCATCACCCATACGAAGCACCGCTTAGACAAATTGGAAACTGCGCTGCACTATGCAGATCAGGAAAAGCGCAACCTTGCAGAAACACAACTGATGGAGCTAGCCAATTTCTTCTTACCGCTAGACGCCCCTCAAGAACGGGTACTCACCATATTCACCTTTCTCTTGAAAGAAGGCTGGTATTTTATGGAGCGGCTAATGGACGAATTGGACTGGACCCGCAGCGATGTACAGGAGATCCTATGGTGA
- a CDS encoding class I SAM-dependent methyltransferase has protein sequence MNYSNEKDDTAISKDWYIEAFGPLYPVIYAHRTLEAAAKEVHFARGHVGLTDADKVLDLCCGTGRHLVALQDSGATLTGADYSKDLLRVAKKQLHGRTRLVRTDMRELPFTTAFDVLFNFFTSFGYFFEEADNHKTLGEMSRVLKTGGRFFMDYLNPQVVEATLVPLSQREAPPYQIREERWIDHKTRRVNKQVFIYHEGTCIKKTEESVRLYSLEEMHANLKTVGFRIQACLGDYDGSVFDPTSPRMILCGVKGDT, from the coding sequence ATGAACTACTCTAACGAGAAAGATGATACGGCGATTTCCAAAGACTGGTATATAGAGGCTTTCGGTCCTTTATATCCGGTGATCTATGCGCACCGCACGCTGGAAGCAGCGGCGAAAGAAGTTCACTTTGCACGTGGACACGTGGGGCTGACCGACGCAGACAAAGTCTTGGATCTCTGTTGCGGAACAGGCAGGCATCTGGTCGCTTTACAAGACTCGGGCGCAACCCTGACCGGAGCCGATTACTCCAAAGATCTGCTTCGCGTAGCGAAAAAGCAACTGCATGGACGGACGCGCCTCGTCCGTACTGATATGCGGGAACTCCCCTTTACAACCGCCTTTGATGTCCTTTTCAATTTCTTTACCAGCTTTGGCTATTTCTTCGAAGAAGCGGATAACCATAAGACCCTCGGTGAAATGAGCCGTGTCCTGAAAACAGGCGGCCGTTTTTTTATGGACTATCTCAATCCGCAGGTTGTGGAAGCAACACTCGTTCCCCTATCACAACGGGAAGCCCCCCCCTATCAGATCCGCGAAGAACGGTGGATCGATCATAAAACGCGGCGCGTCAATAAGCAGGTTTTTATTTATCATGAAGGCACCTGCATTAAAAAGACCGAGGAGTCGGTACGTCTCTACAGTTTGGAAGAAATGCACGCTAATCTGAAAACCGTAGGCTTTCGGATTCAAGCGTGCTTGGGCGATTACGACGGAAGCGTCTTTGATCCCACCAGTCCGAGGATGATTCTTTGCGGTGTAAAGGGGGATACGTGA